In Oryza sativa Japonica Group chromosome 2, ASM3414082v1, the following are encoded in one genomic region:
- the LOC4330780 gene encoding protein PHOSPHATE-INDUCED 1, with protein MASDRRVCTVHHMSHAAIVLVSVLLLCSAHPSAGARRLMELYKPPPSEQLTYHNGTVLRGDIPVSVVWYGRFTPAQKAVVSDFLLLLTVASPAPTPSVSQWWNTINQLYLSKAAAQGKNGGGGGKITTQVRLAGQLTDDQCSLGKSLKLSQLPALAARAKPKKGGIALVLTAQDVSVEGFCMSRCGTHASNAKARTAYVWVGNSATQCPGQCAWPFHQPVYGPQTPALVPPSGDVGMDGMVMNIASMVAGVVTNPFGDGFYQGPKEAPLEAATACPGVYGSGAYPGYAGNLAVDPATGASYNANGAHGRKYLLPALFDPATSTCSTLV; from the coding sequence ATGGCCTCGGATCGTAGGGTTTGCACCGTCCACCACATGAGCCACGCGGCAATCGTGCTGGTTTCAGTACTGCTGCTGTGCTCGGCACATCCCTCCGCGGGAGCCAGGAGGCTCATGGAGCTGTACAAGCCACCGCCCAGCGAGCAACTCACGTACCACAACGGCACCGTGTTGCGGGGCGACATCCCCGTGTCGGTCGTCTGGTACGGCCGCTTCACGCCGGCGCAGAAGGCCGTCGTCTCCGACTTCCTCCTCTTGCTCAccgtcgcctcgccggcgccgaccccGTCCGTGTCGCAGTGGTGGAACACCATCAACCAGCTGTACCTgtccaaggcggcggcgcagggcaagaacggcggcggaggcggcaagaTCACCACGCAGGTGAGGCTCGCCGGCCAACTCACCGACGACCAGTGCTCGCTCGGGAAGAGCCTCAAGCTGTCCCAGCTGCCGGCGCTGGCGGCGAGGGCCAAGCCCAAGAAGGGCGGGATCGCGCTGGTTCTCACCGCGCAGGACGTGTCCGTGGAGGGGTTCTGCATGAGCCGGTGCGGCACGCACGCGTCGAACGCCAAGGCCCGCACGGCCTACGTCTGGGTCGGCAACTCCGCCACGCAGTGCCCCGGCCAGTGCGCGTGGCCGTTCCACCAGCCGGTGTACGGGCCTCAGACGCCGGCGCTGGTGCCGCCCAGCGGCGACGTCGGGATGGACGGCATGGTGATGAACATCGCCAGCATGGTCGCCGGCGTCGTGACCAACCCGTTCGGCGACGGGTTCTACCAGGGCCCCAAGGAGGCGCCGCTGGAGGCCGCGACGGCGTGTCCGGGGGTCTACGGCAGCGGTGCGTACCCCGGTTATGCCGGGAACCTGGCGGTGGACCCCGCGACGGGAGCGAGCTACAACGCCAATGGAGCACACGGGAGGAAATACCTGCTTCCGGCTTTGTTCGATCCTGCCACGTCAACCTGTTCAACTTTGGTGTGA
- the LOC4330781 gene encoding protein PHOSPHATE-INDUCED 1 homolog — translation MAASSAAFAACLLACALLFQMCVASRKLTALVQDQPITMTYHKGALLSGRIAVNLIWYGNFSAPQRAVITDFVSSLSTPPSPQPQPEPSVASWFKTAQKYYANSKARFPALSLGQHVLDQSYSLGKRLGEKDLVRLAARGSPSRAINVVLTADDVAVDGFCMSRCGTHGASPRSRAGRFAYVWVGNPATQCPGQCAWPYHQPVYGPQAAPLTPPNGDVGVDGMVISLASMIVGTVTNPFGNGFFQGDADAPLEAATACAGVYGKGAYPGYAGSLLVDPASGASYNANGAHGRKYLVPALVDPDTSACSTVG, via the coding sequence ATGGCGGCTTCCTCCGCAGCTTTTGCAGCGTGCCTGCTCGCGTGCGCGCTTCTCTTCCAGATGTGCGTCGCGTCGAGGAAGCTCACCGCGCTGGTGCAGGACCAGCCCATCACAATGACGTACCACAAGGGCGCGCTCCTCTCCGGCCGCATCGCCGTCAACCTCATCTGGTACGGCAACTTCTCCGCGCCGCAGCGCGCGGTGATCACCGACTTCGTCTCGTCGCTGtccaccccgccgtcgccgcagccgcagccggagCCGTCCGTCGCCAGCTGGTTCAAGACGGCGCAGAAGTACTACGCCAACTCGAAGGCGCGCTTCCCGGCGCTGTCCCTCGGCCAGCACGTGCTCGACCAGTCGTACTCCCTCGGCAAGCGGCTCGGGGAGAAGGACCTCGTCAGGCTCGCCGCCCGAGGCTCGCCGAGCCGCGCCATCAACGTGGTGCTCACGGCCGACGACGTCGCTGTCGACGGCTTCTGCATGAGCCGGTGCGGCACCCACGGCGCGTCGCCGCGGTCCCGCGCCGGGCGGTTCGCCTACGTGTGGGTGGGCAACCCGGCGACCCAGTGCCCCGGCCAGTGCGCGTGGCCGTACCACCAGCCGGTGTACGGCCCGCAGGCGGCGCCCCTCACGCCGCCcaacggcgacgtcggcgtcgacggcatGGTGATATCCCTCGCCTCGATGATCGTCGGCACCGTCACCAACCCGTTCGGCAACGGCTTCTTCCAGGGCGACGCCGACGCGCCGCTGGAGGCCGCCACCGCGTGCGCCGGAGTGTACGGCAAGGGGGCGTACCCGGGTTACGCTGGGTCGCTGCTGGTGGACCCGGCCAGCGGGGCCAGCTACAACGCGAATGGGGCGCACGGGAGGAAATACCTGGTCCCGGCGCTCGTAGACCCCGACACGTCGGCCTGCTCCACCGTCGGGTAG